The stretch of DNA aaggcgactcttttcttcgcttttctTTGCTCCTCTTTGATCCCACGAGCGCCCTCCTTCTTCacctcctccgcagctgtTCGGTCTGAGGTCTCCACCGCCCCGTCGCCAGCCGCGTCCCCAgaggccgcctctgccgcgttcttctcctccttcacCGATTTCCGTCCGTCCTTGGTaggccgcgaggaagcggggGAGCCAAGCGGGCTCCCTTCCGGCTTCTCAACTTTGGCGCGAATCACAAGGCAGCTGCGCAAAGGCTGAGGCACCACGGgcgtctttttctcctcgttctctgGAGGGGCGTCACCATTCGAGTCGGCGGAACTCTGCTCTTTCTTCACGCtttgcagcgccgcctccgctgcacttgcggccgcagacagagagactggcgcctcctctccagtCGCCTGCTGCCCGTTCGCGGGCCTGTCTCCCGCCccaagcgcctcctccgctcctGAGGCCTCCGAGGCTcctgagagagacgcagaacgaGAGGACGACGGGGGCTGCCCTCCAGGCTCTCCCGATTCCTCAGCCCCGCAGACACCCGGCGCACCGGCGGCATCTCGTTGGAGAGAGTCGGCCGCCTCTAGTCCTCGCTCGCTACCCCGCTGCCCTCCTTCCATCTCCGCCGTTGTCTCCGCAGCAGTCTTTTCTGCAttcccttcttcgcgcttggcgtgttcttcctccgccagcTCTTGCTCGTCtcccctctctgcgtcctctgtcgtcgtcgtcgtgtcGCCAGCCTGCgagtctccttcttctgcgcctcgcagctctccctcagcctctgcggctgtctccgcttctccagcgtctctcgggcgcgccgccccctcggcgccgtccgcgccctcgtcggcgctcgcgacccgcggcgcctcctccagctcgcccgcgtcttcttcctcctccccgcGCCTCAGCGCCACGGTGTagtcgtcgccgtcctgcaTCCACGGCGTGtagagctgctgcggcacgaGTTCGAGGCGCGGGTCTGCGGCCGTGGCAGGATGCGAGAGGAAAgcgtggcgctgcagacagGAAAACTTTCGAAACACGTCCGGGCACAGCGGGCAGTGGAAGTGAAACCGCGagcgcttcttccgctggcATGCGCCCTTTaccccgccgcgggcgctgccctgcgagagagaaggcgcgccccctgagagaggcgacgacgcactACTCGCTTCATTCGAAGACGTGGTGCGGCTCAACGCCTTCGGCGAAAGATCGTGCTGCACACAACACACACGACACGCAGAGTCCGCAGGCACAAAAGAGTTATGTAGACACAACAAAAAGCGAACGTATGTATGTCACTGCAGAGGCAGACCGGTGCGCGCGAGTGCTGCGCCATGCCTGCTGCACGCATATTCTGCCGCGCCGAGAACGAAGACAAAGTCGCGTCCCCCAGACGCATCCGCCGCATCTGCGAGCTTCAGACTCACaagcggcgacagagaggtGACACGCATGCAACGCAGGGAATGTCCAGCAACTCACACGCAAGGGCCCGAGCCGACAGATTCcccagcgaggaggccaAAGCGCGCAACTACTGAGCttcagagggcgaggagacacctgTCTGCGAGCCGCTCTGCTTCACCAGTGCTGAAGAGGGCCTaagacagccgcgccgccgcgatctgaggagcggcaggcgcttccACGGCGACttgcctgcggcgctctctcgcggtGGTCTGCCTGCGGCCTGCTAGAACCTGAGCATGCAGCACGGGCGTCGCACGCGCCGTGCCCTGAAAACCCCTGAATCCCTTACCGCGCGTCGGCAGGGGAAGCAGACGTAGCCGCCGAGCCGCTTGCGGCGTCGCCAGTGCTCTTTGAGGTAGTGCTCGAAATTCGGCCAGTAGGCGTCGGGTGTGTGCGCGAGGCGGTCGCAGAGAGGGCACTCGTAGCGGAGCCAGTCCTTCCTTCCGTAGAGCaactgcgcctcctcgagcgcgTGGAAGCCCTCGATTCGAACCGGCAGcaccgcggcgcgcacgagTTCCGCGAGCGAGAACGTCGGGATGTTGCGCACGTCGTCGGAGGCGCGCTGGAACTCCTCCGCCGtcatcttctcctcgccctcaaAGACCGGCGACGTCGCGGagccgtcctccgcctcgtcttcgtcctcttcgctgcttgATAACgtcgtgcgcgtcgcctcatCCTCGTccgcagctggcgacgcagacagcaACTTCCccgacgccgctgcagcagccttgggccgcgcgccggccgcgcgcgacgccttcgccccgcgcgggcccgcggagggcggggaagaggcggaagacgcctcgtcgtcgtcctcctcctcctctagACAAGGTGACACGGCCGTTCGCGGATGCCTCTCCACATATgatggcgacggcgacgagccccgcgcgcgagccgcgctcgcccctGTCTTGGCGGCAGAtaccgcctcgccgcgcttccgtttggcgccgccgccgccgggcgcgggcgcaggcgcgggcgcaggcgcaggcgaagccgcgacgaGGTGGAGagccggaggcgctgcacgTCTGCTCCCGGGTcggggcgccgcagcggctgcggcaacCGAAGCGGCGCTGTTGAGactcgcggcgctccgcgccgcccctggCCTCTCCcttccctcctccgccttcggaTCGCCTTTTCCGCCAgcgggcgaagaggccggGCGGACGGGCGGCGCCCTGCTCCCCCCTCTGGGGCGTACGGGCCGCCCGcggagcgacgcagcggcagccgctcgcgcctcggcgaggcttcgcgcgtcgctgacagcggcgcctcctctctccttcttcttcgctgcgcggcccTCGCGGTCGCTTCGCTCCTCGGCCTTCTTCTCAGCGTCCCTTCGAGCCCTGCTGCCTCGctggccgccgccgtcctctgcctccacGCCAACGCCCGGCAGGAacggggcggagacggccttcgccgctctcttGCGATTCTGCGGAGtgctcgctgcgccctcgctgcgcctctctttcttcgcgtccttcCCGCTGCCGGTGCGCGGCTCTTCGTCGgcctccttcggcgcggcATTCTCATTCACCAGCAGCCGTGCCCACtgcgcgagcgtcgccgcgaagagagcggcggtgtcccccggcgcgcgccgcagaagaagcgcggcctgcgaaggGAGCGAAGACAGACACGGGTgtgcagcgagagaggaggacgcagccggcggaaggagcggagaagaggacgcaggcgcctgggcgacgggcgcagactgcgcgtcggcggcggctccccgcgcggcacgcgccAACGACAGCAGGCGTTGGCTGTCGAGAGGCGAGTGTGGTCCGGTgagcggcgagcccgcgaggggtgaggccgcagacgacgatgcgccttcgctcttACCTGCCGACAGCGGCAGAGCGCCGGAGGCCTGCGACAGCAGTCGCTGAGTCAGGCTGTCAGACTGCGCGCCGACCCCGCCCCTCGCAGCGGCAAGGAAGGCGCGTGCCGCCGCAGGAAGGGAAGCTGAAGAGAGCGTGGAGGCAAGCCCCCCTCCGGTGCCCTTCTCCATCGGCACGTTCTGCTGAAGCATAGAAACAAGCGGCGTGGCAGACGCACCTGCAGGAagcccctccgcgtcgccctgttTCAGCCTCAGGCCTTCCAGAAGCCGGGCGCaaagcagctgctgcgcagacggcgcggccggagccgccgcggaggacagcggagaagacgcgagatacgaagaaggcgccgaagagggcgaggaggccggaggcgaggaggccgacaaggccgtcgccgcagcgcctgcgtcttTTCCAGCGGGTtgcggagacagaagagaatgcggcggcagcggcaggacTGACAAGGCTGGCGCCCCGAGGCTGCTCAGCAGAAGCGAGGGCGGGAACGTCCCACACGAGACCGCGGGGGATGAAGGGGACTGTGGCTGCAGCTCAAGGCCCGCAAGCGTcccggcctgcgcggccgcggcggggagtGGAGAcaacgaagagggcgaggaacagggcgacggcgcggcgggagcccccggcgaggcgcgaggcagcgacgaaggtcctgcagacgcgagctgcgaagcggagagagacgaaggcatGCGCGAAGAGGACAGAAGCGCAGAGCGGAAGAGGTGTGCCAGGGCCGCGGGGTCGCATCTCCACGACAGCGGCGGGagactcgcgccgcgcgcggccgcgcggctagaagacgcggaagaggccgccgccagaggcgtCGCGTGGCTCGAGGCCGAAGCCGCCAgatgcgaagaagaaagtgcTGCTGATGCCAGCgaaagagacgaaggcggagactcCGGAGGCGTGAACCCGCCCCGGTGGAGTGCAGCGGCAGAGCTTGCCCCCTGCgaagcaggcggagacgaaaacGAGCCACTCGCACGCGGCACGgctcccgccgcggcctcacctcggccgccgccgccgtggagagcctgcagcagcgcccgcagccgcgccgccgcctcgggttccacgaccgcggtcgcgcctcccggaaccggcgccgaaggcggggcggcagcggccggcaGGGCGGTCACGGCCCCTTGCAGAGACGAAGGGACAGGTCCAGAAGgagccgcgagaggaagagaagccgcgcgcgaggcacaaCGATTGGAGCGAGGcaaggaggcggaagagagcCGCGACCACGCGGAAGGGGGTTCTGCGTGGGCGGAGAGTGAGCCTGCACCGAGAGTCCCGCCTGCGAGGGGGCCTATGGGAGACGCAAAGGAGGGCGGCAGGGACGAAGCCCGCGCCGACGCTTGACCCGCGGGAGCCCTgccctgcgcctgctgctgcagaagcaccTGCAGAAGTGTCTCCGCCGGGGGTCCGCTgcttctgccgctcgcgcgcgcgtcgccggtcGGCAGGGATGCAGCCGCCGCAAggagcgcggcctgcgcgacgagTGGAGGTTGGAGAAGCCGGTGCTGCGTCGTGTGGTGCCTGGCGTCTCCTTCCCCAGTCGCGTtggcgacggcgtcgtcgaGCGGGACGGCACCTTCGTCGTTGGTTGGGATGCGACCCGGGGAGACGgagcagggcgcgcgcgagggggcaggacgcgcagcggccgcgagggaaGACTGtggggagagcgaggccgccagcaaagacgcggctggaggcaatgcggaagacggcgaggaagcagggttctgccgccgcgcgaagagcaTGAGCAGCTGCCGTAGTTGGTGCGGAGGCAGTCCTTGCAGCGATGCATCcgcgggcagcggaggcgcggctgaggcagaagaagacggcatGAGCAAaacgggcgacgcggcgggcgctgcagaggaggaggcagatacaggcgctcgcgcggcggcgccaggcatctgcttcctccgctgaGACAGACTCGCGTCCTGCATCGTGCGGCTGGGGTCTgcggcgagagaaagagagcgagccgtccctcccgcggcggccagGGCTGAGAGAAGCGCACGCCCCCAGCCTGAGGTCAGCCGCGTTCCATGTCTCGTAGCAACGGAATCCCTCTGTACGGAGCGAACCAGGCAGCAGAGCAGCTTCGCATTGCATGCGCTCCCTTCTGCAAAcaacgcaggcgaaggccgccgacACGATGGAAACCGCGCGGAGGGTCCTACGCACACAGGAACCTTTCTTCTCCGTTCGtgcggcgagagaagaaaacaaccgaggcgcagctgcctctgcgtgcgttGAGGAAGCGAACCCAACgggaggagagaagcggcgccgaaAGATGGAGCCCCGTTCTGAATGACGCAGGGAACGCAGGAGAAACTTTAGAAAAACGgaggggaggagagagacgtcggccgcgaggcgagagaaaagTCGCGGATGACGCGGCGCTCCGAGGCGCAGCCGACCACAAGAATAGCCAGGAAGTCCCAGATGAGAGACAAAAGACCAAGCGAAAGGGGCGTCCAGCCGAACGGAAAGGCGGAAACGCGTGGGGAGTACAAGCGACAAGaaaagaggagggagggaggagggcgagggcggcaccggtcgcggcagagaaggcgagaggtCTGCTTCGCaccgaggaggcagaagagagacaagTCGCCGAGAGCCTGAACAAGGCACCTCTGGGACGGAATCGGGAGGAGACAACGGCCAGGACGAACGCGAATAGTAGGCTAGAGATAGCAAGCTTTTCTCTTGGATTTCTGACGTCGCCGTCGTGGCTTGCCACCGAACTCCGGCTGTGAATCCTCCCCGCTGTCTCGTCCCCGAAGAGGAGGATTCGCGCGAGATGCAGGAAAGGCGGCACGAAAAAACGAccaggaggaggacgagggagaagagaaaatgaagacggcgcggcgaaggagactcgCGCCTAGGCGACCACGAGAATCTTTTCGCATCTCTCTTTGCGAATCCACGTAaagacgcgcgcctgcgcaagtcggtcggcgcacgcgcagtcGGCAGACTGCCGGCGCGAAACGCTGCCGTCGTTccagccagcgcggcggcaactTCCCGCCAAAAACAGGCTTTTCCACTCAACACGTGAAACAGACaagcccgcgccgcgggagacagCCGCCAGCCAGGCGAAACCCCCaggccttctcgcctttgTCGTTCATATGCGAGATTCCGGAGCCAAACCGGCACGCGATAAGCGGCAGGGGTTGACTCCAGCGCGGGCACAACTCGGCGGCGaacgaggcggagaggcctGTCACACTTTTCTCCCAAGCTTGATCCCTTCTGCTCGGGCTGTCTGCGCCCAGCAAACGCTATTTTGCCTAATTCAacgggcgctcgccgcggagcgtcGTCGGGGCGCCGTGTCTCTCCGCCGACATCTGAGACGGGGACAACAACTGGATGAACGCGTAAAGactcgcgtctccgctcgcgttTGCCACCTTTCGAAAAACTGCTACTGCCCGGCgtgcctcgcctcgtcgAGGGCGACTCGGAGACACACTGCTCGTTGAGGCGAAGCAAGCAGGCCTCACTGCAAATCAGCTAGCTGCTTCGATCGTTGGAACGCTAGCCGGGCGTACGGATGAGGACGACACGCGACACCGCAGACAacagaggcggccgcagaagtCAGAAATCCCAGAGAAAAGACGCAGTGCAGAAAAGGTGCCTCGCTTTCCTGCGTGGACTTGGTTTTCACGTCTCGCGTCTTCCGGGCCCCTGAGGTTGCAGCAGCTTCCACGATGTATCGGTGTATCTCTGCATGTGGAGGCCTATATGAGTGCCTCTTTGCATGCATGAACTGTTGTAGGTACGTATCTTATGTATGTAGGTATCTATGTCTCTCTTTCTGAATGCATATTCACCTATGGAAAAGCATGCGTACGCACGCAGAAGGGATGAGCAGAGGTGTGCGGCCTCTGATGGCGAGTCGGGTAAGTCCTGGGGCCTGCTGCTAAAAAGACTCATGCGACTGCTGCTTTTGTTTCCTGAATTTCATAGTGGTTTCGCTCAACGCGCGTCCGTAGGTCGTATCCCATTGGCGCGTGTGGATGCGCAAGAATCCCTGCGGGATGGAGTTGCAGGTACAGACTGAAAAAAGATGTCTCTATATCCTCCTCTCGGCTTAGCCGAGGGGATTGCTATCGCAACTTCTTCTGGATTCTCTCAGAGTCTGAGAGGGAGTATGAGCCGCTGAAGCCCGTCGCATACtgtgtcttccgcgtcgcgcgcctcccacAGTGTCGAGCGCATTTGTGTggagctgcatgcagctaTGAGCCTGCTTAGAGGCTCTCACAGGGCGGCCCTGCCAGCGTTTCGAATTTCCACAAGAACTGTGGAGGCTGCAAACTCATCTGCGTTTCTGATATATCCCTCTAGCAGTAGGACCCAACTTTTAGACGGAATGCGAACGACTTCTCCTTGGGAGACGTCTCTTGCGTCTTTCCACAAACGAAAAAAGAGAATCGGTCCCCCAGACGCACGCATGGAGAAGCGCGCTCGGAGAAAAACGATTCTAAAGGGAAGTAAACAGAGTCAGCGCGCCAGTCGAGAGGATTCGAACAAGACACGCTCATCCAGCTCCCTCCCACCGCTTGATAAGCAGGCCGGATTCTTCTCTCagccagccgcgcggagcGGAAAAACAGATGCACTGTAAAAAAGTTGATAAGCAGAAGTCCCTTTGGACCACGAAAACTATGTTTTTAGAGAGACTCGTGGCGGAGATGTTGAATGCAGATGACAACTCGCAGGTGCATGAAGACACAAATGACAAGTCATCGACTTGGGCAAACCTGTGGAGGACTAGGCATGCGTCTCTAAACCCTATCCGAAGCGAAGAcagcctgcatgcgcacgaaTGAAGAAGACACCTTCGCCGGAACGAGAGACAACGCGCCAACGCGGCGCAGCTAAAAGAGCGGGCAAATATGCGCCtacacgcacatgcacatatacgTACCTGCCTGTATAAAACAAAAAaaatagatacatatatatacatatgcataaATGTGTATACCTTGCACGCAGAACTGGATGCCTGGGCAGAGTCCTCTTCCATAGTTCATTcgaaagaagacgacgcacgcAACTTTCGCACGCCAACACCGCatccgcgcgcccgcagcgatCAGCTACATTTTCTTGAAAAGGTGGCTTGATgcagccgcggtcgccttccGTAACGCCACGCCTGTGCAGCCcctcgcttcggcggcgcgcgaggctgtgCCCGACGCCCACACCGAGGAAAaagctctcctctctcgacaACGGAGACTGCGGGCGAAGCAAGCGACCGCAAAAGTGccgtgcgcagcagcggcacagaggagagaagacagaaaaaaggagaaaaaaagggaaaACGAACAAAAAATGGCGCGACGCAACCGCGACCCCACGGagcaggcgtcgccgaccGGACAGACACCCAGGCAGAGAAGCGCCTCAAAGAAGGGAAGACGCACGCCTGGAAACCCGCCAGCCCGCGATGTAGAGAGatccgcgcgcaggcagcagagccttctctgcttctgcagattagtttttttctctcttctccgccgatGGGACACCGATCGCGAGCCGAGCGGCCCCTGCCGctgatgaagaagaagacacagatgacgagcgcgaagatgccgcgacgcacgcaggctgcggaggcatCAGTGGACGAAAAGACAAATGAATCGCCGAGGCGAAACGCgtcgcgaagaagccgcggacgGCCTTGCGAACCTCCTGAGGCACAAAGACACCGTGCGGTGCAACGGGAAATCGGCGACACGCACAGACGAGGGTGAACGCAGAAGCAAAACATGCTGAtagaagagaaaacgcctcgccgccggaaCGCGGACTTAAATGGCTCAAAAAAGGGAGATTCAGTATCGGCGGTAGAGCCCCCTGCACGCGCGGTAAACCCCAGCAACAGACCAACTGAAGGCGCACGAGAGAAGCGAAAACACAATTCCAGTTGCGCTTCAGaggttttcttctctctccttttaaggggagcgagagaaaaacaaacaGCGATTGAAACGCGCCACACACTATTCGAGATGAGTGAGGAGCAATTAAAACCCTCAAGCCTAAGAAGGAAATGCGAAGCGCTCTAGTGAACGCAGTTCACCTCGGCGCGAACACACAAGGCGCGCGTAATGAAGAAACAGAGATGAAAGTCACAGTAACTTTTGCAGCGTGCAGGAAAAACCGCGAGGGCACACGGTGACATcaccgcgcgcctcgcaagAACTCCGCAGGGCACTTACAGTGGATTCCGCCGCAACCAGCTCCACtaggagagagaaaacaggtTCCGAATAGCGGGATATCCTGAAACAGAGatgagacgcagaaaaagaagtGGAGGCGTGAGCGGAAGGCTGACTAGGATGCCGGAGACCCAAAGAGGCAAGAGTATCACGCCCCGGCGCGATGAGGC from Besnoitia besnoiti strain Bb-Ger1 chromosome V, whole genome shotgun sequence encodes:
- a CDS encoding hypothetical protein (encoded by transcript BESB_058390), whose protein sequence is MQDASLSQRRKQMPGAAARAPVSASSSAAPAASPVLLMPSSSASAAPPLPADASLQGLPPHQLRQLLMLFARRQNPASSPSSALPPAASLLAASLSPQSSLAAAARPAPSRAPCSVSPGRIPTNDEGAVPLDDAVANATGEGDARHHTTQHRLLQPPLVAQAALLAAAASLPTGDARASGRSSGPPAETLLQVLLQQQAQGRAPAGQASARASSLPPSFASPIGPLAGGTLGAGSLSAHAEPPSAWSRLSSASLPRSNRCASRAASLPLAAPSGPVPSSLQGAVTALPAAAAPPSAPVPGGATAVVEPEAAARLRALLQALHGGGGRGEAAAGAVPRASGSFSSPPASQGASSAAALHRGGFTPPESPPSSLSLASAALSSSHLAASASSHATPLAAASSASSSRAAARGASLPPLSWRCDPAALAHLFRSALLSSSRMPSSLSASQLASAGPSSLPRASPGAPAAPSPCSSPSSLSPLPAAAAQAGTLAGLELQPQSPSSPAVSCGTFPPSLLLSSLGAPALSVLPLPPHSLLSPQPAGKDAGAAATALSASSPPASSPSSAPSSYLASSPLSSAAAPAAPSAQQLLCARLLEGLRLKQGDAEGLPAGASATPLVSMLQQNVPMEKGTGGGLASTLSSASLPAAARAFLAAARGGVGAQSDSLTQRLLSQASGALPLSAGKSEGASSSAASPLAGSPLTGPHSPLDSQRLLSLARAARGAAADAQSAPVAQAPASSSPLLPPAASSSLAAHPCLSSLPSQAALLLRRAPGDTAALFAATLAQWARLLVNENAAPKEADEEPRTGSGKDAKKERRSEGAASTPQNRKRAAKAVSAPFLPGVGVEAEDGGGQRGSRARRDAEKKAEERSDREGRAAKKKERGGAAVSDARSLAEARAAAAASLRGRPVRPRGGSRAPPVRPASSPAGGKGDPKAEEGRERPGAARSAASLNSAASVAAAAAAPRPGSRRAAPPALHLVAASPAPAPAPAPAPGGGGAKRKRGEAVSAAKTGASAARARGSSPSPSYVERHPRTAVSPCLEEEEDDDEASSASSPPSAGPRGAKASRAAGARPKAAAAASGKLLSASPAADEDEATRTTLSSSEEDEDEAEDGSATSPVFEGEEKMTAEEFQRASDDVRNIPTFSLAELVRAAVLPVRIEGFHALEEAQLLYGRKDWLRYECPLCDRLAHTPDAYWPNFEHYLKEHWRRRKRLGGYVCFPCRRAHDLSPKALSRTTSSNEASSASSPLSGGAPSLSQGSARGGVKGACQRKKRSRFHFHCPLCPDVFRKFSCLQRHAFLSHPATAADPRLELVPQQLYTPWMQDGDDYTVALRRGEEEEDAGELEEAPRVASADEGADGAEGAARPRDAGEAETAAEAEGELRGAEEGDSQAGDTTTTTEDAERGDEQELAEEEHAKREEGNAEKTAAETTAEMEGGQRGSERGLEAADSLQRDAAGAPGVCGAEESGEPGGQPPSSSRSASLSGASEASGAEEALGAGDRPANGQQATGEEAPVSLSAAASAAEAALQSVKKEQSSADSNGDAPPENEEKKTPVVPQPLRSCLVIRAKVEKPEGSPLGSPASSRPTKDGRKSVKEEKNAAEAASGDAAGDGAVETSDRTAAEEVKKEGARGIKEEQRKAKKRVAFVCQVRVRPLDKELSIMEKLGAVMGPVLTGMMPSSSGTEEGTAGEQTQGEKPAKAEGDAASGSPLSMDFPRRNTRSATAAAMAAERDRHATPSAFSGDSSSAASSSLSSPSSLSSSSASSPSSSSYPSSPPSPSSSSSSSSSSSLPSPFSPAFPSSRPTSSSVSSPSPSSSSSSGSSSSASASPSASTSSSFSPSRASSSSFSPSSPAPPSSASCLYYSSASSVSPPPSSAPASLSHTSAASSASSLLSLASPLASCSSFSSSSSRAVSARGRAVAAAAAGTARRLTAARGAAAARAAAAKALARFSPEAAGQTSRSSSLSQGRARGATGGAREGRRRHVSPLSLASPPSSPSACSSTPSPSSSHTSSAEDSAAARHLCGSQEDCREAAGASPSAPSDAAEEGGSSAQASRPSAAQTGAESVVVAGLDNDDEGEKSSQAPRDGERHSAPPSSHGLRTTLPEDAEETSPSAGEAVLSSEASASLEAAVGPREVPDDAFPAAVSQRQCQDAPKEDDTQADWPAWKKRRREPPPLSRLSSGSPPSASSSPRSSSSSPSRRGCSTGAGGRGAPARVSAEREGREDTEAAGAACATSPATEAGSEAPEGGERATLVEEASSMERPAAYPEVGDLSAHAATGKTAAPASGQRRTSPRTSASSSSSASAGLPSAAVSVHARGSAVSLSVDDDEATTELQVPARAVSRTGQRRSGASEPPSGLVSSAGRRAGSRSPSPPRGVSSERGDTWCLQRERGSVGDENADRSGGGEADTLAPEETRATALVFPDSGDTPAGAAAAEASGGKEELPAELLGAGDEAATSSGHANDGKRRRKRKGGKASPLVEPLACSLAASRSGWTSVLGRGAARERGGPRRMIQQGRRLNRLAMPPLRTRREPAGVPEQFLRLPASLSLAVSATSSPQFHSKDNEQDDPLSVGGPSESPVASALLDRPPHLGSSVSPGAGPETGATGTLGSRPRWKRRSAGRTGEGEAPRPLRSFSSTELLLEGSPLRLRSNQNLSLQRLPSQPPSGALGSNRRRKRHAPLAPEGTSEGPGDNGDVAPPPKNLKRVKTSYLALEGEGQEERQSNGRAQEGAEEERGLPATRRSSKSTRSSRDPGVSSGSPLSFSASASPLASAAGLFYVQGPAPRRTRASEVEGSRREGAGGDEAGRRSDGKHTLALSRRSAEAFLCSTGAAFEDPTQIRRSRGSAASDLGDCRLSGAETRDTQAGESSAESETERLPFSMQARERPPVFRPSVGNEPSGASFESEGECVEEETPGEEPRGSRARQLAPAACIPRRTSN